The genomic interval taaatgtttAACGGgtcttttctctcatttctttttctccttccccttcccctcctcctcctcctcctcctcctcctcctcctcctcctcctcctccccctccccctccccctccccctccccctccccctccccctccccctccccctcctcctcctccccctcccctccccctcctcctcctcctcctcttcctcctcttccttcttcttcttcttctccaaactctggggCTGGGAACTGGGGCTCTAGAGATTGGGGTCTTACCCACACGTAGGTCATGTCACCTGCAGCCATTCTCTGTGTCCCTCACAGTCTACAACACAGCcttgattttcttccattctcacAGTGAGGTCCAGGATCTCTGTACTGTGTTAAACTTTATTTGCAGAAATAAAAGGCGTCCTATCTTTTTCATACTTTCTAAGGGACTATATCTACTTTCTTCATATATCTGATATATATCTGGTTTATTAGCTTAATCATGTAAAAATAATCACACTCTGTTTATATATTGAGTGGAATTCAGCTGAAATGaatatgaattttcttctttggaCCACTGATATACTAATCACATTATGGATTTTCTGACACTGAATCATCACTATATTTTTTGAATAAGCCTTATTTGATGGAAACAAATTGTTATTTTGTTGTAATAGCTGTTGGATTCAGTGTTGTGGATAAAATTAGTGcatcattttcctctttttttattggAGAAGTCTAAGTGGAATTTCTCTCACAAATAATGCATCCTGCTGAACTGTACTGAAAACTTGATATTTGTTTGACTCTGATACTTCttttttgtgtgagtgtgtgtggtgctggggattgaacccaaggccttgtgcatgtgaggcaagcactctaccaactgagctacagccccagccccattcctctttttttaaaaaatgtattttggtactggggattgaactcaggggcgctccaccactgaaccacatccccagccctattttgtattctatttagagttcagggtctcactgagttgcttagtgccttgctgttgctgaggctggctttgaactcctgatcctcctgcttcagcctcccaagatactgggattacaggtgtgtgcctggcCATCATTTTCATCTCTTGTACTACCCTTAGCTGGCCCTGGAAAAGAATGCACACGCTTCCTAAGATGATCTGGAAGCTTTAGTCTTTTCTGCGTTCCAGGCTGCATGTGTAAGAGAGGCATGGTCTCTTCAAATGTGGTAGGACCCGCCCAACTGCCTTGTTACCAGGACAGGCGCCCAGGGCAAGAGGTGACACTGAAATGTTTCTTTGATGTTCATTActctattttagtttttcatttcttcctgttGTTTTCACCTTTATGTCTTTCTAAAAATGCATTTctcttaattttcaaatttataggcataaagttgttcataatttctttttcatttaaaaatttctgtatgtataatcatttcccttttcattttaaacCTTCTACCTTTTCCCTAGCAATCATCCTTGAAATCTGGTGACCTCATCAATTTGAATTGACTCTgtttatcttctctctttttctttttcattgaattttgCTGTCTCCTTTATTACTTGCGTCATAAAGAGAGGTGGGCACTTTTTAAAACCTTTCAATCATTTAGCTCATTTGTTTTGACACTTCTTTTTCCtgataaatttgtttaaaaacatcTATTTGTCATTCTGTGTACTATTTtcaactaaaattatttaatctttttttttttttatttgttggtcCTGGGgttgaacccggggtgcttaaccactgagccacatccccaatcctcttttatattttacctaGATACGcggagtcttgctaagttgcttagggcctcgctaaatggCTAAGACTGACCTcagacttgcgatcctcctgcctcagcctcctaaactgctggcattacaggcatgagccattgcTCCCAGCTTGCTTATCTTTCCTTAAAGCTtggaaattcattatttttttctgtggtaACCTCTCCTCCTACATTTCTCTTACTTTCTGGGTGTTTATTTACGTAGGTGTCAGAATCTTTGTTTCTATCCTTCATGTCTCTTAGCTgttctattttctattatttgatcTTTCATGCTGCCCTAGGGTGAGTACCTCAGTCTGACTTTTTATATATTAGTcattctttttgtaaaaaaaatttgttttaattagttttacatgacagtagaatgtactttgatacaTCGTACATaatagagtataatttctcattcttctggttatacatgatgtagaatcccactggtcatATAGTTATTTATGTTTATAGAGTAACGATGTCTGGCTCATTGTTAATCTTCAGTTGCAAAAGTCTCATTTGTTATATCATCTGTTATGTTCTTTATTCCAACTCTTATTAAAACCCAGTTTTTCTGCTAGACTCATTGGCTTTTGTGTTTGCTCCAATTTATCAATATCttgctttgcttctttttaaacccttttattgtgaattagagGACATTTTcaagaaatacataaaacaaaaatgtacagCCAATGATTATCAAGGCAAACACCCACGTAACTAGTACCTGTGCCAGGAAATAGAGCATCGTCAGCATCCCTGAGCTCCTCAGGGCAGCACGTAGTTTACAAACTTTTAGGAACCTAAGTCTCTTTACCCATAAAACCCAGCAAAGCTCCTACTATGTGGTAGGAACTCATCTAGTAAACATGGCAGGTCCTCTTGTGTATTATTTATGTAACATGCAGTTACTGAGTAATCGCTACTTTCAAGGATACCAACTCACTTGTAGCTGGATGCAGCCATGTGACAGGGGAACCCAAGAAGGAGAAATGACATCTTCCTTAGGGTGTCTCTTAACTTATGGCCATCACCTGGGGAAGTAACACCTGTCAGACTGAGAAAACTACCTTCTCCATAGGAGGGTCAGGAAATGAGGAATGAAGGATATGACACTAAACCGAgagtcctgtgtttttcctattGTAGGTGGCAACTTTTCTGTGACAGAAGAGGACATAGGCATGTCACCAGCTTCAAGTCTTCTTGAAAACTCCAGTCCCAGCTTTCCTTTGAATCTCTCTGCATCCCTCAATGCAGCCACTGAACTGATGTACCCAAGACCTGTCTTATTCCCACCTGTTTTTGATCCTACTCAGACTCAGCACCTAGCACAGGCCCTGACACATACAAAGTATCCAGTAAATGTTGCTGGAATTGGAAGTATGGTAACAGGTGACCCCCACACTGAGTGGACTTCACACCCCCTTCTCCTCTGGGATTTCTCCCTACGCTGcattcttccagaaaaaaaatcccagagaCCAACAAATACCTGGTTGTGTGAGAGCTGGACCTGCCTGATGCCTGCTTTCTTAGCTGCAGGGCCTTCCCCACTTCCTTCACCCCAGTCCTCTAGAGGCACGTCTCCTGGACCCGTATGTGCATGCAGAAACCACAGTTTCTGATCCTGCCAGAGAATGTCGCTTCCACCCTGGTCCTGCCCTGGCCTGTGGCATGTGGAGCAGTGGGTGGGGGATGGTTGGGGAAGATTCCAGTCGAATATGTTTTGTAATATTCAGTGCCTGAAGGCTCCGCAGAGGAATGTACACATTCTGTGTCTAGGATTTAATAGTGATCATGATTTTAAGACTTTTCAGAATTCTCATGACCCATTTTCTGTGTTTGAATGACAAGGTTataatcatattatttttctgCTACATAGACTTCTCTGAATCTAGAAAGGAAAACCAAGTGATAAAGGGTCCTCATTTGTCCACTGTACACTGTCCTCATCCCTTCATTATGTGGCAGCTGAAATTACTACACAACCCAAGGCAACAGTTACTTCTGTATTAGTGATGCCCTAGACTCCACCTTCAGCCCCAAGCTCTCCTGGAAATGGGGGAGTCTGGTGCCCAGATTCAGGGCACAGTGAGAGTAGACTGTGAGAGAAGAGCACTGTAGATGGTAGTAACTGACCAGGGACAGGTATCTAGGAGTATATGGATCCAGAAACTGCTTCTATGAAGTCAGGGACAGGGAGGTGACCGCTTTGTGTGTCAATAGCTGTAGAGCACTCAAGATGTGCATCTCCACAAAAAAGTACTACTAGACAGACCTGGTAActcttgcctataatcccagcatcttgggaggctgaggcaggaggactgcaaatttgaggccagcctcagcaacttagcaaagccctaagcaacttagtgagatcctgactctaaactaaaaaataaaacggactgggatgttgctcagtggtaaagtgaccctaggttcaatccctagacccccaattaaaatgaaataagaagtgCTAAAGTCCCAGGATAGAAAAGTTATGGTTTTATAAGACTATCTAGACTTAAAGATAACTTGACATATGAAACTAAGAAAAATTTTGCATTGTAAAAAAAGACTTGTGTTTGAAAAAGTACTACATATACTGCTTTGTCTTTCAACAATTAGGATGCATCTCCCACAGTACAAATTATTAGGAGAAGAGGTCTGGGTAGGCTGGGGAATACAGATTTTGAGGATAAGTCTGTACATTCTCCTTGATGCACTCAAAAGGGTAAGCCATATTTGGTTAAGCAGTATTTATTATGTAcacaatgaaaatgtttaaagtgtATTAAGTATATTTGTAATCcttaattctgatttttaaattttatttcttaactgATAATGGTAAAACATGCTCTTAATAAGATATATGTTGAATTGGTGAATACAGGTCACATAACCATATTCATGTTCAGAGTCACTGTCTGCTCACCAAAGAATAACTAAGAATCATGGTCCGAGACCTACATAGATGAAAGGGGCAAATATGATTATGGGGCAGCCCATAATATAAATACAGCAAATTCAGAAGAAGAACTATGGAGCACACACTTTGTGCAGCTCCACAAAAAGAAGTGCCATCCAGACCTGGTGATTCACGCCTGTACTCCAACTGTCTACTTTATGCAGCAGTTAGGATCTCCCATTTCCATGTTTTCCTCTTGCCTGTGTGTACATGACAATGAACTTCTCCATTATCTCTGTTTACCTCAAGCCAAAGCAATGGCAGAGATGACTCGCTgcaattcttaaaagaaaacagacaactatgttggattttaattatttatggaGTTCAGGAACTTGGTTGAAAGCCTCAGGAAACTTTTGCATTGAGTCAAAGAGCAGAACTATAGACTCTAGTTTCAGAGCAATTACTTGGCAGGAACATCTTCTTGGGAAGCTGGGAATCTGCCCCAGAATCAGCCTCGGGGACTAAAGAAACGCAGAAAAATCCTTGTTCCAAGGCACAGAGAGTCTTCTGGTAAGATCAGGAGTCCTGTGGGGTGGAGAAAAAGTCATCCCAGGTTGGTGAGCCCTCTTCCGCTGAGCCCCAGGACAGAAAAGCTAAGGCCTTATAAGATTGAGTCTTAGCCTGATAAAAACCCGTTTTCCTGAGCTTCCATCCCCAGTGGAGTAAAGGACGGCCCTTTGCCCACACTCACTCAAGGGCTGAGGCTGAGAGGGAAGTTCAGGCCTGCGACCCTCTTCCCTGTGGTCAGTCACAATGCAAGGACAACAcctaatccttctgcaacccagtccctcAAGGAAACAGAGAAGGAGTGTTACCTGTTTATCAAGGTCCTCGTTGAGCTGGAATGAAAGGAGGAAAGGGGATGCATTCAGCCATTAAAACCGCCTCAGAATGAGAGAAACCCTTATCCCACCTTCCAGTGCCCTCACTACATGGACCCCACATGAGCCTGAGCACCTTGAGACTTTGTCATCTGGGCACTCCTCCCTCCCTACAGGCCATTTTGCTTTAACAATCTGAAGTCAGTGGCTCCCAGAACTCTCCACCAttgttctcctgtctcagtccctCATCATGCAGATGAGGAAGCCAGGAAGGCAAGCCTGGGTCTCCTCCTGGCTTTCTTACCTTTCTTGCTTCTCTTGTGCATGAAGACGCCCACTACAAGGAAGATGAGCCCCAGCACGAAGCCCCCGACCCCAGTCAGGGTCTTGTTCCGGGCAGAGTCAGACTGTGCCTCTGGGAAGAACAGAATCCAGGATTAGTTTCAGGGCCTCCAGCTGCATCCCTTCCTGGGTCTTGTGTGAGATCCTGGAGCTGGAGCAGGAGGTCAGCAGgagtgttatgggccaggctatatgggtgAGGACCAAACAGtctccattttgccctgagactccatgtcatgtgagaaatgcttctcccagggaacaccccacctctgtacccatcaacagtGGCTTAGCATAGcctgtttggcaacacaaaatggcaattcttctacaatgtaaaagtgttctctctctttggttcccgtttttcttggacaatgtccCCTGTCAGAGAtagattgtctagatgttagtaaccattctttaacttgtaatCAACGAGAGACGTTTTggcccactcccttttctgcttatgattttagatctcatgacttttgcttatggttttgaatcatagcaacagccgcttatgctttaatatggttttggactataaagaATTCTCAAACTCCAGGagggggtggaagggtggagacTTGCAGCCTATCCCTTGGTCCACCAGCTGGTGGATCCTGACCACtagctggtgaataaagtttctgtCTCTTGCTTTAAGATCAACTCactgatttattgcaatctcgccTTACCATGAAAACAGTGAGGGTGTCCACTGAGAAGTAAATTAAGAAAGGACCCGCCCAGTTCTGGACTCAGGCTGGTGAATTCAACAAGAGAACAGATGCTGATTCTGGCAGCTGTCATTCAACATAACACAGACCAGGGGAAAAGGTGGAAGGAAAACAGTTCCCATGTATGAGGGCAATTCAGGAAAAACAGCTGATTCCCTAGGTTTTCTGACAAAGGGGGAGATCCTCAATCCTCAGGATACCCTAGGCCAGAGACAGGCTAGTTTCCACTGTCTCCAGTTCAGAACTGCCCTCAGGGGCTTGGATAGGAAATACATGGTGGTAAAAGTGGTCCCAGCGTACAGACATGTAAGACAAGATGCGTGGACCTTGGAGCTAGTGTTCATAATGTGAGATCTAGAAGGGCTGTTAGGGGGGTAACTCACTCCACTCCACAGTGACAGGACTATTCAGGCTGGGGTGCTCCACGTGGCAGGTGTAGACATCTCCCTGTTTGGGGGTCATCTCCAGCATCACCATGATCTGAAAGGTCCAGTCTCCATTATGGATCAGGTCGGTGGCCACAATCCCAGCTGTTTCCTCCTGTCCATTCAGGAACCATCGGACTTCAATGTTGCCTGGGTAGAAATCTGTCACGTGGCAGACAAGCAGGTCGTGGTGCTGCAGGGACTCCTTTTTGGACGGTGACACATGTACTTTAGGCTGGACTAGagtggaagaaaagaaggagtgACAATTGAGATTATAATTTCTTAGATGCTTTTATTAAGGAAGTATTTTCTAGATGTTTAAGATATAAATatatgggctggggctcagtggtagcacacttgcctggcatgtgtgaagcactgggttcaattctcagcaccacatatacataaataaataaataaataaataaataaatgtctatcaacaactaaaaaaaattttaaaaaagataaaaatgtcattattaGGCTAGTTGCACTGAAAAGACGGAAACAGACTTTTGGTGAAGGCGTTCCTGCACCTgctgtctgacagggtcacagcGTGAGGGATGCTGGGGCAAGACCGCATCATCTGGAAACCTAAACCATgaggaatgttaagtgttttgtttatgatactcgtGATATGGATAACAGGGCATACATCAATCAATAACAAAAGTACAtattgcctgagattgcaggaaaattcccagaatgagactaaggataTAATTGAGACATGCCATGAGGTGCATTTAAATGTCTCTCAGGATACAAATAATGGTGTTATTCCTCAAGCttgaaaacaagaaatatttatcccaTGGTTAACAATTTACACTAGCCCCCCAACCCCATCCTGAAGCCACAACCTGTACAACAGCCTCGCTACAGAAAAATAATTGCTGTGCCAACAGTACAAGGACCACAGTATGTAGCTTATGGTATCCTCTCGAGgacaagaggctaataaaaatacattccccaACCAATAGACCCTCCTTTGCTTTATGCAGAAActtatgatgaaaatggaaaacacatagttaatataaatgacaaatgggttgaggtgtaaagcctgccctttagttaaagattacaaagatctaagaattggtgtgctttgaccaaggatcaaggaagttctttaagaaagcagtcaaataggtcatatgaaaaaaggaaattaccttggaaattgaaaatagaataatgtaaaattaacatacatgatatattttagagacacttcagagtagtaggcttttaaataatatactttcaCTACTTTAAGTGTGTTTTATTGGGATTTCTGTTTAAAAGTAAGAAAGCTTTCcaataattataaatatgctttaaaattaaaggttaatgaaaaattataggaatgctttaaagttagaagtGAATAATAGGTCAGGAGTCATGTAGTCTAGTTGTGTCGCCTAGCACCTAGTGATTGAGGTAAAAACctaaaagcttaatcatgattgtctaaggttacagaaaaatattttgaacaatgtactcaatatcttaggtaatcaaaGTATGTCAGAAAAGACtaactcttgaaaattatgtaaatcaaaaagTTTCAGGTtttgaagctatccattaactacctgaaaaaacaactgtaaaaaaagtataaaaataaagttccctCCAGGGGCAGAGATGTCTTCTGGAGGCTGCTTGTAACTTGCAACCCGTTGTCCTGACTCTTCTTCTTTCGCCAAtgccactcctccttcaggacccCTGGAACCCCACTCCCCCCGACGGGGCTGGACCTCGACAGACTTTTGAAGAGAATATACAAGCTTTTAAGTTACATATCAAGGACTGAGAATATTAGGAGCGAGACAAAAGCAGTGCTTGTTAGGTAACAGACATGAGCGGTGGTCAGGGTTTAAGACAACATGTAGGGCAGATCCAATCAGTTCATTAACGGCCCTGCCTCAGTGGTGCCACAAGGGATGATAAGTTAGCTATTTTATTACCCTTGCCTGATTTCAAGCCTATAAACTATTCATTTTACAACAGGAGGAAGGTAGATATATTCAGGGGGATAGGAACCAAGGATTTGTTTGCTCAAAAAGGCTTAATTGCTAAGATACCTTAAGcaatatggggggggggggaagcacaACCCAGGTCAGAGATTCCAAGACCTAAGAAAGCAGGATGATTAAGTTCAGAGCCCAGTGATTATAAATTCCGTGAAACACGTTCCAATCCGCACCTGTCAGACAGGCCAGGACCACCAAGAGTTGACCTTGGCTTGTAGTACTATAATATCATTGTAATATGAATCAGAGGTTTAAAAAATCGAATGTGGTCTGTCAGTCCAGAGTGAGAGATGATATTTGGGTGGGACTTTCTAAGAACCTCCTACATATCCAATAAAATGAAGCTCAAAAAGAAATGAGTTGTTATTCTCCTCTTTGAGAGGGcccgacccccacccccactcccttgGGAGTGCTTGTGCCTTCTTCTCTTTAATAAATTTTGCTATAGTTttagtacttttcatttttgcttgAAATTGCCTCCTGAGAGAATCCAAAAGCTGAGAACCTCATGCAAATCTCCATGACACTTTGTGGCACATTTAGCAGAAATTTTAACTATAAGCCATTGATTAATAAATAGTGTTTGGATAAAGAATATTTCTCCAATTGTGAAACTACCTATCTTTTCAATGTTCTATCTTAATGAAAAGAACGCAAAATTCACTCAGATAACTTTTTGAAGTTAAGATATATGTGGCATTCTCTTTCTCTATCGACCTAATAATTTTatgtcataaaaattaaaattaaacagaacGAACTTGACAATGACTTATTTTTCAAATAGTCTATATATTTTATGCCATTTCCTATCTACAAAAACTCAAGATATTTAGAGTAATATCCTCAAACCCAACATTCTGAGCCCCTTTTGCTGAATTAATAGGAATTCCTGTCCATCGCCAAATTTCTCCTTTTAAGTGTCTTTCTGTTGCTTGAGGGGCCCATAGATATAGGTCCAGCCTGTGTCTCTGCTTGTCTCTGTTTGGCTCTGTTTGATGTACCttcttctccttgttttttcctcATCCATTTTGCCCACATCAGTTTGCATTCTGTTGCCTGTTTCCTCCTAGACCCTCTTGAGAGTTACTACTTCTGGACATCTGTCACCATTATCTTCCTCCCCTCCTTAGGCCAGAAAAGATCCAGCTGCCTCTGAAGAAAACCTATTAAGAAGAATTCCCCATCTAAGACCTTCCAGGTAtttaaaaagttagttcttttttctctaatttctacttCCCAGAGCAAACAAATACCTTGAGATGGGACAGGCATATTTTTGCAATTTACCTAGAATGTTGTTTCCTATAGCAACTTGGTTTTGTACATAGAGTAGTCCACACTGCCAGCCTTTTTATACTCATGGCACTTGTAGGAACACCATTTTACTTCAACCACCTTTATAAACTCACAGTTCATCAGACACTTCAATTCCTGTCTGAGTCACAGtttgtgaaataattaaatttctcTGGACCTCACGAAATCAAGCTCCACACGGAAATTTACTTTGAGGCCCAGAACATTCCACAGGAACTTTGCCTGGAGTATAAAGTTGATCTCTAGGGGAAGATGGAGCTAAGTCTATAGGTCCAGCGCTTCCGTTTCTTAACCAGTTCAAAATACATTTCACAAAGGCAAAGACTTCCAGAATTTGTTTCTAGAATTATGTTAGGAAATTCTGCAGctctttctccccttcctctattTTCTTCCCCCTTATAATTCATGCCCTGATTACTATTCCCTagacaataataatattttcttactCCAGCTCTGATTGCAGTCATTCCCATTTAACACTCTCTGAACACAAAATTACGACCTTGTCatttactatttaaaaagaaaactcctCAGGATCTGGCATCAGTTACCTGGTTACATGGGA from Ictidomys tridecemlineatus isolate mIctTri1 chromosome 8, mIctTri1.hap1, whole genome shotgun sequence carries:
- the LOC101963197 gene encoding HLA class II histocompatibility antigen, DP beta 1 chain, whose amino-acid sequence is MMVLQVLAAPWTTALTVLLMVLSHPMVQSRATPENYVFQGRHECYAFNGTQRLVERYIYNLGEFVRFDSDVGEFRAVTELGRPDAENWNSQKDLLEQKRAEVDTVCRHNYELDEGFTLKRRVQPKVHVSPSKKESLQHHDLLVCHVTDFYPGNIEVRWFLNGQEETAGIVATDLIHNGDWTFQIMVMLEMTPKQGDVYTCHVEHPSLNSPVTVEWKAQSDSARNKTLTGVGGFVLGLIFLVVGVFMHKRSKKAQRGP